In Alkalidesulfovibrio alkalitolerans DSM 16529, one genomic interval encodes:
- a CDS encoding inorganic phosphate transporter: MELSTLVLILALGGGLLMAFNLGANDVANSMASAVGSKAITVKQAVFIAAALNFVGAVFLGSNVTATISRGIINPDMIHDERVLMLGMLAALISAGLWMLTATLTALPVSSTHSIVGSIMGFGFVAGGPDVVNWVKMVGIVMSWIISPFFGGLIAFLIFSHIRKYILGLPHFIAQARKWAPIWLALTVSLVGLSFLYKTPFGKNLGLSLASSLGLTFTVALGVWAVGRYVTRRLLPDVERGPEAVEELFRRMQIGTSCYVALAQGANDVANAIGPVAAIWIIAQDHSLISTAEMPLWMLIFGGLGIAAGITLLGHKVMATVGEKITTLTNTRGFAVDFGAATTVLMASNLGMPVSTTHAAVGSVVGVGLARGFAAVDFRVLGKIVMYWVLTVPIAAFTCIVIFQLLRWTLL; this comes from the coding sequence ATGGAACTTTCCACCCTTGTCCTGATTCTCGCCCTTGGCGGCGGGCTGCTCATGGCCTTCAATCTCGGGGCCAACGACGTGGCCAACTCCATGGCCTCGGCCGTGGGGTCGAAGGCCATCACGGTCAAGCAGGCCGTCTTCATCGCGGCCGCGCTCAACTTCGTGGGCGCGGTTTTTCTCGGTTCCAACGTCACGGCCACCATATCGCGCGGGATCATCAACCCGGACATGATCCACGACGAACGCGTGCTCATGCTCGGCATGCTTGCCGCCCTGATCTCGGCAGGGCTATGGATGCTCACGGCCACGCTCACGGCCTTGCCAGTCTCCTCCACCCACTCCATCGTGGGCAGCATCATGGGATTCGGCTTCGTGGCCGGAGGACCGGACGTGGTAAACTGGGTGAAGATGGTCGGCATCGTCATGTCCTGGATCATCTCGCCCTTCTTCGGCGGGCTGATCGCCTTCCTGATCTTCTCTCACATTCGCAAGTATATCCTGGGCCTGCCGCACTTCATAGCCCAGGCCCGCAAATGGGCTCCCATCTGGCTGGCCCTGACAGTGTCCCTGGTCGGGTTGTCGTTCCTCTACAAGACCCCCTTCGGCAAAAACCTGGGGTTGTCGCTGGCAAGCTCGCTCGGCCTGACCTTCACGGTCGCGCTCGGCGTGTGGGCCGTGGGGCGCTACGTGACGAGACGGCTCCTGCCCGACGTGGAGCGCGGCCCCGAGGCCGTGGAGGAATTGTTCCGCCGCATGCAGATCGGCACCTCGTGCTACGTGGCCCTGGCCCAGGGAGCCAACGACGTGGCCAACGCCATCGGCCCGGTGGCTGCCATCTGGATCATCGCGCAGGACCATTCCCTGATCTCCACGGCCGAGATGCCGCTGTGGATGCTCATCTTCGGCGGCCTGGGCATTGCGGCGGGCATCACCCTCCTCGGCCACAAGGTCATGGCCACGGTGGGCGAGAAGATCACCACGCTGACCAACACGCGCGGCTTCGCCGTGGACTTCGGCGCGGCCACGACCGTGCTCATGGCCTCGAACCTGGGCATGCCGGTCTCCACGACCCACGCGGCCGTGGGTTCGGTGGTCGGCGTCGGCTTGGCGCGCGGCTTCGCGGCCGTTGATTTTCGCGTGCTCGGCAAGATCGTGATGTACTGGGTGCTCACGGTGCCCATCGCGGCCTTCACTTGCATCGTCATTTTCCAACTGCTCCGGTGGACGCTGCTGTAG
- a CDS encoding DUF47 domain-containing protein, giving the protein MRMRIPFFGLVAERSPMAGLLDHYGQIEAAMSLIQESLLCYIGGGRACKDFQSLKAEVDQLEEAADKIKRRIRNHLPRGLFMAVDKTLFLNYTRAQDNILDEAQDALDWLSMRTVSVPEEFRAQTLDLVDEAVKTVETLKPALESTVRLVHSDIYDRKATKETYQAVRDQHKKVRLAKAALSRAVYESDLEFKAIYQLLHFFDGMHSMSHNAENCADILRAMIAR; this is encoded by the coding sequence ATGCGCATGCGCATACCCTTTTTCGGACTCGTCGCGGAACGCTCGCCCATGGCGGGCCTGCTCGACCACTACGGACAGATCGAGGCGGCCATGTCGCTGATCCAGGAGTCGCTGCTGTGCTATATCGGCGGCGGCAGGGCCTGCAAGGACTTCCAGTCCCTCAAGGCCGAGGTGGACCAACTCGAGGAGGCGGCCGACAAGATCAAGCGCCGCATCCGCAACCACCTGCCGCGCGGGCTGTTCATGGCCGTGGACAAGACCTTGTTCCTGAACTACACGCGCGCTCAGGACAACATCCTGGACGAGGCGCAGGACGCTCTTGACTGGCTGAGCATGCGCACCGTGTCCGTGCCCGAGGAGTTTCGCGCCCAGACGCTGGACCTCGTGGACGAAGCCGTGAAGACCGTGGAAACGCTCAAGCCCGCGCTGGAGAGCACGGTCAGGCTCGTGCATTCGGACATCTACGACCGCAAAGCCACCAAGGAAACCTACCAGGCTGTGCGCGACCAGCACAAAAAGGTCCGCCTCGCCAAGGCCGCCTTGTCGCGCGCCGTGTACGAATCGGACCTCGAATTCAAGGCGATCTACCAGCTCCTGCATTTCTTCGACGGCATGCACTCCATGAGCCACAACGCGGAGAATTGCGCCGATATCCTCAGGGCCATGATCGCCCGCTAG
- a CDS encoding YeiH family protein, whose amino-acid sequence MATDSNKEIVVDRGKWEWSEMWKKEDWWAIWLGFIILAVGCMIFLPRPPADMDAKLAKAEATMASEASRAPFQTVAWHQANDSKSGVRATSEPHGRTLKTWLDTPSKWKSNIVEALYLSEADAAKRREAAEPKHEAAKEKTKATLAEAKAAEEAAAEANFQSAELNDKAEAAIAAWRKARGDESKARTAASVKAYNKIPYLLGLMVILGLFFAIGTLFMNIDTGKFLVGFGFVFALAVVAEVIGRQSTLSEYGFGSIIWAIFGGMLISNTVGTPKFMMPALQTEYFIKTGLVLLGAEILFSKIVAIGIPGVFVAWVVTPTVLVLTFMFGQRVLKMESKTLNITVSADMSVCGVSAAIATAAACRATKEELTIAIGLSMLFTAVMMIALPTFIVSVGMHPVLGGAWIGGTIDATGAVVAAGAFLGQTGMFVAATVKMIQNIMIGMIAFGVAVYWCTKVDCAPGQQVSKMEIWYRFPKFVLGFIAASIIFSLMINSMGSAGDAMVDHGVLRGFSRPLREWFFILAFASIGLSSNFREMAHHFKGGKPAILYVCGQTLNLILTLAMAYVMFFLVFPEITAGLMN is encoded by the coding sequence ATGGCTACCGATTCGAACAAAGAGATCGTCGTCGATCGCGGGAAATGGGAATGGTCCGAAATGTGGAAGAAGGAAGACTGGTGGGCCATCTGGCTTGGATTCATCATCCTTGCCGTGGGCTGCATGATCTTCCTGCCCCGTCCCCCGGCCGACATGGACGCCAAGCTCGCCAAGGCCGAGGCCACCATGGCCTCCGAGGCGAGCCGTGCGCCCTTCCAGACCGTGGCCTGGCACCAGGCCAACGACTCCAAGTCCGGCGTCCGCGCCACCAGCGAGCCGCACGGCCGGACCCTGAAGACGTGGCTCGACACCCCCAGCAAGTGGAAATCCAACATCGTTGAAGCGCTCTACCTGAGCGAGGCCGATGCCGCCAAGCGTCGCGAGGCCGCCGAGCCCAAGCATGAGGCCGCCAAGGAAAAGACCAAGGCAACGCTGGCCGAGGCCAAGGCCGCCGAGGAAGCCGCCGCCGAGGCCAACTTCCAAAGCGCCGAACTGAACGACAAGGCCGAAGCCGCCATCGCCGCCTGGCGCAAGGCGCGCGGCGACGAATCCAAGGCCCGCACCGCGGCCAGCGTCAAGGCCTACAACAAGATCCCCTACCTTCTCGGCCTGATGGTCATCCTGGGCCTGTTCTTCGCCATTGGCACCCTGTTCATGAACATCGACACCGGCAAGTTCCTGGTCGGCTTCGGCTTCGTTTTCGCCTTGGCCGTCGTCGCTGAGGTCATCGGCAGACAATCCACCCTGTCCGAATACGGCTTCGGCTCCATCATCTGGGCCATTTTCGGCGGCATGCTCATCTCCAACACCGTGGGCACGCCCAAGTTCATGATGCCCGCCCTGCAGACCGAGTATTTCATCAAGACCGGCCTGGTGTTGCTGGGCGCCGAGATCCTCTTCAGCAAGATCGTGGCCATCGGTATCCCGGGCGTCTTCGTGGCCTGGGTTGTCACCCCCACCGTGCTCGTCCTGACCTTCATGTTCGGCCAGCGCGTGCTGAAGATGGAGTCCAAGACCCTGAACATCACCGTCTCGGCCGACATGTCCGTGTGCGGCGTCTCCGCGGCCATCGCCACGGCCGCCGCCTGCCGCGCCACCAAGGAAGAACTGACCATCGCCATCGGCCTGTCCATGCTCTTCACGGCCGTGATGATGATCGCCCTGCCCACCTTCATCGTCTCCGTGGGCATGCACCCGGTGCTCGGCGGCGCCTGGATCGGCGGCACCATCGACGCCACCGGCGCGGTCGTCGCGGCTGGCGCGTTCCTGGGCCAGACCGGCATGTTCGTGGCCGCGACCGTCAAGATGATCCAGAACATCATGATCGGCATGATCGCCTTCGGCGTGGCCGTGTACTGGTGCACCAAGGTCGATTGCGCCCCGGGCCAGCAGGTCTCCAAGATGGAGATCTGGTACCGCTTCCCCAAGTTCGTGCTCGGCTTCATCGCCGCCTCGATCATCTTCTCGCTGATGATCAACTCCATGGGCAGCGCGGGCGACGCCATGGTCGACCACGGCGTGCTGCGCGGCTTCAGCCGTCCGCTGCGCGAGTGGTTCTTCATCCTGGCCTTCGCCAGCATCGGCCTGTCCTCCAACTTCCGTGAGATGGCCCACCACTTCAAGGGCGGCAAGCCTGCCATCCTGTACGTCTGCGGCCAGACCCTGAACCTGATCCTGACCCTGGCCATGGCCTACGTGATGTTCTTCCTGGTCTTCCCGGAAATCACCGCCGGCCTGATGAACTAA
- a CDS encoding YeiH family protein: protein MAADSKSEIVVDRGKWEWSEMWKKEDWWAIWLGFVILAVGCMIFLPRPPADLDARLTKAEATMSSEAARAPFQTIAWHQANDAKSGLRGRSEPHGKTLASWLATPARWKDNPLTALYLSESVAAERREAAAPKFAAAQEKTKAAFAQAQAAEAAAAEANFQSSTLNEQAEASIAAWRKARGDESKAKTAASVKAYNKIPQLLGLMVVLGLFFAIGTKFMNINTGQFLVGFVFVFAMAIVAEIIGGQSTLRSYGFGPIIWAILGGMLISNTVGTPKFVMPALQTEYFIKTGLVLLGAEILFSKIVAIGIPGIFVAWVVTPTVLVLTYMFGQKVLKMESKTLNMTVSADMSVCGVSAAIATAAACRATKEELTIAIGLSMLFTAVMMIALPTFIVSVGMHPVLGGAWIGGTIDATGAVVAAGAFLGQTGMFVAATIKMIQNVMIGMIAFGVAVFWCMKVDCAPGQQVSKMEIWYRFPKFVLGFIAASIIFSLIIASMGSAGDVMIDQGVLRGFSRPLREWFFILAFASIGLSSNFREMAHHFKGGKPAILYVCGQSLNLILTLTMAYVMFFLVFPEITAGLME, encoded by the coding sequence ATGGCTGCCGATTCGAAAAGCGAAATTGTCGTCGATCGTGGGAAGTGGGAATGGTCTGAGATGTGGAAAAAGGAAGACTGGTGGGCCATCTGGCTTGGATTCGTCATCCTCGCCGTGGGCTGCATGATCTTCCTGCCCCGCCCCCCGGCCGACCTCGACGCCAGACTCACCAAAGCCGAGGCCACCATGTCCTCCGAAGCGGCCCGCGCGCCCTTCCAGACCATCGCCTGGCACCAGGCCAACGACGCCAAGTCCGGCCTGCGCGGGCGTAGCGAACCTCATGGCAAAACTCTTGCCTCTTGGCTTGCCACTCCGGCCCGCTGGAAGGACAACCCGCTGACGGCCTTGTACTTGAGCGAATCGGTCGCTGCCGAACGTCGTGAAGCGGCCGCGCCCAAGTTTGCGGCCGCTCAGGAAAAGACCAAGGCGGCCTTCGCCCAAGCTCAGGCCGCCGAGGCCGCCGCGGCCGAGGCCAACTTCCAAAGCTCCACGCTGAACGAGCAGGCCGAAGCCTCCATCGCCGCCTGGCGCAAAGCGCGCGGCGACGAATCCAAGGCAAAGACGGCAGCTTCGGTCAAGGCCTACAACAAGATTCCCCAGCTGCTCGGCCTGATGGTCGTCCTGGGCCTGTTCTTCGCCATCGGCACCAAATTCATGAACATCAACACCGGCCAATTCCTGGTGGGCTTCGTCTTCGTCTTCGCCATGGCTATTGTCGCCGAAATCATCGGCGGCCAAAGCACGCTGCGCAGCTACGGTTTCGGCCCCATCATTTGGGCAATCCTCGGCGGCATGCTCATCTCCAACACCGTGGGCACGCCTAAGTTCGTGATGCCCGCCCTGCAAACCGAGTATTTCATCAAGACCGGCCTCGTGCTGCTGGGCGCCGAGATCCTCTTCAGCAAAATCGTGGCCATCGGTATCCCGGGCATCTTTGTGGCCTGGGTGGTCACCCCCACAGTGCTTGTCCTGACCTACATGTTCGGTCAGAAGGTGCTGAAGATGGAGTCCAAGACCCTGAACATGACTGTCTCGGCCGACATGTCCGTGTGCGGCGTCTCCGCGGCCATCGCCACGGCCGCCGCCTGCCGCGCCACCAAGGAAGAACTGACCATCGCCATCGGCCTGTCCATGCTCTTCACGGCCGTGATGATGATCGCCCTGCCGACCTTCATCGTCTCCGTGGGCATGCACCCGGTGCTTGGCGGCGCCTGGATCGGCGGCACCATCGACGCCACCGGCGCGGTCGTCGCGGCTGGCGCGTTCCTGGGCCAGACCGGCATGTTCGTGGCCGCGACCATCAAGATGATCCAGAACGTGATGATCGGCATGATCGCCTTCGGCGTGGCCGTGTTCTGGTGCATGAAGGTGGATTGCGCCCCGGGCCAGCAGGTCTCCAAGATGGAGATCTGGTACCGCTTCCCCAAGTTCGTGCTCGGCTTCATCGCTGCCTCGATCATCTTCTCGCTGATTATCGCCTCCATGGGCAGCGCGGGCGACGTGATGATCGACCAGGGCGTGCTGCGCGGCTTCAGCCGTCCCCTGCGCGAGTGGTTCTTCATCCTGGCCTTCGCCAGCATCGGCCTGTCCTCCAACTTCCGTGAGATGGCCCACCACTTCAAGGGCGGCAAGCCTGCCATCCTGTACGTCTGCGGCCAGAGCTTGAACCTGATCCTGACGCTGACCATGGCCTACGTGATGTTCTTCCTGGTCTTCCCGGAAATCACCGCCGGCCTGATGGAGTAA
- a CDS encoding NF038143 family protein translates to MQNDLDTKFELLRMNAEHFAYDLGKSVIIKPKASIWIIFMPIFFVFYAQKLQKYKKDIQDFARGYQFTKTLALGAAREEKITGEPAEIFFADPPKEVGTPEIWEVVRAVQREEVDILRRHYLKLMDKDGETHADLVRAAYTTAGAYRSFLNRLHKAEEAVNEAVLTHLQTTPEARATTKAIEKRAEEMRLQEMDTIFS, encoded by the coding sequence GTGCAAAACGACCTGGACACGAAATTCGAACTTCTCCGCATGAACGCGGAGCATTTCGCCTACGACCTGGGCAAGAGCGTCATCATCAAGCCCAAGGCCTCCATCTGGATCATTTTCATGCCCATCTTCTTCGTCTTCTACGCCCAGAAGCTTCAGAAGTACAAAAAGGACATTCAGGACTTCGCCAGGGGCTACCAGTTCACCAAGACGCTGGCGCTGGGCGCCGCGCGCGAGGAGAAGATCACCGGCGAGCCCGCCGAGATATTCTTCGCCGACCCCCCGAAGGAGGTGGGCACTCCGGAGATATGGGAGGTCGTTCGCGCCGTGCAGCGCGAGGAGGTGGACATCCTCAGGCGGCACTATCTGAAGCTCATGGACAAGGATGGCGAGACTCACGCCGATCTCGTGCGCGCCGCCTACACCACGGCCGGAGCCTACCGCTCCTTCCTGAACCGCCTGCACAAGGCCGAGGAGGCCGTGAACGAGGCGGTGCTCACCCACCTGCAGACGACGCCCGAGGCGCGGGCCACCACCAAGGCCATCGAGAAGCGGGCCGAGGAGATGCGCCTACAGGAAATGGACACGATCTTTTCCTGA
- a CDS encoding c-type heme family protein, producing the protein MRIPRPYTLQSQFLAGLTVAAIVIGALFAAGFYFQMQSVLEKEVREKAELIFFQVESVQNYVRKTLRPRMYQEMPDKFVIEAMSSSFISRSIMEGTPESAGHLLYRRVAVDARNPDFEAREKERELMQFFTEHPSIQVWQGRLMIGGTDHFVMARPVRFESSCMYCHGDPETAPPELIAKYGFRGFGREEGSVGGLDFVGLPISAQTGMVQQKVMTYLIIFSLTAILFFLATHLIFKRVVVNNVRVLTRMLRGQVRDDKGHELLRDVQSRDELGEMIDGVEMLGQHISESRHKLEEYAATLEDKVRARTAELARETGERKADVDLFVKLLRSLHRSQTRQQLWRRALPLIAGRFGLARSAYVCTYSSQNFHVWPQGAPRPEMPDNWINLLTESRLLVTGSEAVIPVESTEGNTEGLLFLTRAPGEVFRDDEHELLRALGRLLGIAAEYLGALDNIVRHSEKLQSIFEGISDPLLLMDDQGSAIVTNEAARKLTRELSEGLRDDGNVIPLLCANQGGDGSCDIRLTAAKGVFEAREVRLSGGRVFVLGLHPVAGGGGNRVVVHVREVTAERQMLDQVTQSEKMATVGKLAAGLAHEINNPLGVILCYSELLKKSADDGQKEDLEVISRHTRQAREVLKNLLNFARPKIATDKNTDIGATMDAVARVFSVQAEKRGASIMASAADDVPTVRIDPQMVEHVVTNLMLNALDALPPQYGLITARTDYDPDGDDVVLTVEDNGTGIPEDHLPHIFEPFFTTKEAGKGTGLGLTVIYGFLQDMGGRVEVANRPEGGARFVVRFPVTPTPRAERNEDHATC; encoded by the coding sequence ATGCGAATACCCCGTCCATATACTCTTCAAAGCCAGTTCCTGGCCGGTCTCACGGTGGCCGCCATCGTCATCGGCGCGCTCTTCGCCGCTGGCTTCTATTTCCAGATGCAGAGCGTCTTGGAAAAAGAGGTGCGCGAAAAGGCCGAACTCATCTTCTTCCAGGTGGAGTCGGTGCAAAACTACGTGCGCAAGACCCTTCGTCCGCGCATGTATCAGGAGATGCCCGACAAGTTCGTCATCGAGGCCATGTCCTCGTCCTTCATCTCGCGCTCCATCATGGAAGGCACGCCCGAGTCCGCAGGGCACCTGCTCTATCGCCGCGTGGCCGTGGACGCCCGAAACCCGGATTTCGAGGCCAGGGAGAAGGAACGCGAGCTCATGCAGTTCTTCACCGAGCATCCGAGCATCCAGGTCTGGCAGGGACGCCTTATGATCGGCGGCACGGACCACTTCGTCATGGCCCGGCCGGTGCGCTTCGAATCGAGTTGCATGTATTGCCACGGCGACCCCGAGACCGCGCCGCCCGAACTCATCGCCAAATACGGATTTCGCGGCTTCGGCCGCGAAGAGGGCAGCGTGGGTGGCCTGGACTTCGTGGGGCTGCCCATCTCGGCCCAGACCGGAATGGTGCAGCAAAAGGTCATGACCTACCTGATCATCTTCTCGCTCACCGCGATCCTCTTCTTCCTGGCCACCCACCTGATCTTCAAGCGCGTGGTGGTCAACAACGTGCGCGTGCTGACCCGCATGCTGCGCGGTCAGGTGCGCGACGACAAGGGGCACGAACTTCTGCGCGACGTGCAGTCACGCGACGAGTTGGGCGAAATGATCGACGGCGTGGAGATGCTTGGCCAGCACATCTCGGAATCACGGCACAAGCTCGAAGAGTACGCCGCGACCCTTGAAGACAAGGTGCGCGCGCGCACCGCCGAGCTGGCCCGCGAGACAGGCGAACGCAAGGCGGACGTGGACCTTTTCGTCAAGCTGTTGCGCAGCCTGCACCGCAGCCAGACCCGGCAGCAGCTCTGGCGACGGGCCCTGCCGCTCATCGCGGGACGCTTCGGCCTGGCCCGCTCGGCCTACGTTTGCACCTACTCCTCACAAAACTTCCACGTCTGGCCCCAGGGCGCACCACGGCCCGAAATGCCCGACAACTGGATCAATCTGCTCACCGAATCGCGCCTGCTGGTCACCGGAAGCGAGGCCGTGATCCCCGTGGAATCCACCGAAGGCAACACCGAGGGCCTGCTCTTCCTGACCCGGGCGCCCGGCGAAGTCTTCCGCGACGACGAGCACGAACTCTTGCGCGCCCTGGGCCGCCTCCTGGGCATCGCCGCCGAATACCTGGGAGCGCTGGACAACATCGTGCGCCACTCCGAGAAACTGCAGTCCATCTTCGAGGGCATCTCCGACCCGCTGCTGCTCATGGACGACCAGGGCTCGGCCATCGTCACCAACGAGGCGGCCAGAAAGCTGACCCGCGAGCTCTCCGAGGGGCTGCGCGACGACGGCAACGTCATCCCGCTGCTGTGCGCCAACCAGGGCGGCGACGGCTCGTGCGACATCCGGCTGACCGCCGCCAAGGGCGTCTTCGAGGCGCGCGAGGTGCGTCTTTCAGGCGGCCGGGTCTTCGTGCTCGGCCTGCACCCCGTGGCGGGCGGCGGCGGCAATCGCGTGGTCGTGCACGTGCGCGAGGTCACGGCCGAACGGCAGATGCTCGACCAAGTCACGCAGTCCGAGAAGATGGCCACCGTGGGCAAACTGGCCGCTGGTCTGGCCCATGAGATCAACAACCCCCTGGGCGTCATCCTCTGCTACTCCGAACTGCTCAAGAAGAGCGCCGATGACGGCCAGAAGGAGGACCTGGAGGTCATCAGCCGCCACACGCGCCAAGCCCGCGAGGTCCTGAAAAACCTCCTCAACTTCGCCCGGCCCAAGATCGCCACGGACAAGAATACCGACATCGGCGCGACCATGGACGCCGTGGCCCGGGTCTTTTCCGTGCAGGCCGAAAAGCGCGGCGCGAGCATCATGGCCAGCGCCGCCGACGACGTGCCTACGGTGCGCATCGACCCCCAGATGGTGGAGCACGTGGTCACCAACCTCATGCTCAACGCCCTGGACGCCTTGCCGCCCCAATATGGCCTGATCACCGCTCGCACGGATTACGACCCGGACGGCGACGACGTGGTGCTGACCGTGGAGGACAACGGCACGGGCATCCCCGAAGACCACCTGCCGCACATCTTCGAACCCTTCTTCACCACCAAGGAGGCGGGCAAGGGCACCGGTCTCGGCCTCACGGTGATCTACGGCTTTTTGCAGGACATGGGAGGCCGCGTCGAGGTCGCCAACCGCCCCGAGGGCGGAGCGCGCTTCGTGGTGCGCTTCCCCGTGACGCCCACTCCCCGCGCCGAACGAAACGAGGACCACGCGACATGCTGA
- a CDS encoding sigma-54-dependent transcriptional regulator has protein sequence MLNTAALSESSQATGRILVVDDEPDFARGLTRLIASEFPDTECVTAHRGEDALAILAGRGADLIITDLRMPGMDGLALLGHALEIDPGLSAVVLTAHGAIETAVEAVKLGAYDFLTKPVEPGDLFGVVRRGLERSRLARENARLRELLSGGAPVLIGESPAMLRLRSAVAAIAQSDYPVLVRGESGSGKELVARLIHAHSSRAGKPFLAVNCPAIPETLLESELFGHEKGAFTGADKHRRGLFVEAGLGTIHLDEIGDISQSVQTKLLRVLQEHEVRPVGSNKTSRVEARVVASTNQDLEAKIATRDFREDLYYRLNVLSVTVPPLRERLDDVPLLAQYFLKTACAEMRVPEKTASPEVLAWLVRREWPGNVRELQNMMRRLAVFCTGESVDMTAVRLAEPAGHSSAQGQGATRAGIGPYKNAKAQVVNQFTDAYLRELLAATQGNVSEAARQSGLSRVALQKIMARLEITAEQFRR, from the coding sequence ATGCTGAACACGGCCGCACTTTCCGAATCCTCCCAGGCCACTGGCCGCATCCTGGTCGTGGACGACGAGCCGGATTTCGCCCGCGGGCTGACGCGACTCATCGCCTCGGAGTTCCCCGATACCGAATGCGTGACCGCACACCGGGGCGAGGACGCCCTGGCCATCCTGGCCGGTCGCGGCGCGGACCTCATAATCACCGACCTGCGCATGCCCGGCATGGACGGTCTGGCCCTGCTCGGTCATGCCCTGGAGATCGACCCAGGCCTGAGCGCCGTGGTCCTCACGGCGCACGGAGCCATCGAGACCGCCGTGGAGGCGGTCAAACTCGGGGCCTACGACTTTTTGACCAAACCCGTGGAGCCAGGCGATCTCTTCGGCGTGGTCCGACGCGGCCTGGAACGCAGCCGCCTGGCGCGCGAGAACGCCCGGCTGCGTGAACTGCTCTCGGGCGGCGCGCCAGTGCTCATCGGCGAGAGCCCGGCCATGCTGCGCCTGCGCTCGGCCGTGGCGGCCATCGCCCAGAGCGACTACCCCGTGCTGGTGCGCGGCGAGTCCGGCTCGGGCAAGGAACTCGTGGCCCGGCTGATCCACGCCCACTCGTCGCGGGCAGGCAAGCCCTTCCTGGCCGTGAACTGCCCGGCCATCCCCGAAACGCTTCTGGAGAGCGAACTCTTCGGCCACGAGAAGGGGGCCTTCACCGGCGCGGACAAGCACCGCCGGGGCCTGTTCGTGGAGGCCGGGCTGGGCACCATCCACCTCGACGAAATCGGCGACATCTCCCAGTCCGTGCAGACCAAGCTCTTGCGCGTCTTGCAGGAGCACGAAGTCAGGCCCGTCGGCTCGAACAAAACCTCGCGCGTGGAGGCCAGGGTTGTGGCTTCCACCAACCAGGACCTGGAGGCCAAGATCGCCACCCGCGATTTCCGCGAGGATCTCTACTACCGCCTGAACGTGCTCTCCGTGACCGTTCCGCCGCTGCGCGAGCGGCTCGACGACGTGCCGCTGCTGGCCCAGTACTTCCTGAAGACCGCCTGCGCGGAGATGCGCGTGCCCGAAAAGACGGCCTCGCCCGAGGTGCTGGCCTGGCTCGTGCGCCGCGAGTGGCCGGGCAACGTGCGCGAGTTGCAAAACATGATGCGCAGGCTGGCCGTGTTCTGCACGGGAGAGAGCGTGGACATGACAGCCGTGCGCCTGGCAGAGCCCGCCGGACACTCCTCCGCGCAGGGCCAGGGGGCCACGCGCGCGGGAATAGGCCCCTACAAGAACGCCAAGGCCCAGGTGGTCAACCAGTTCACGGACGCTTATCTGCGGGAGTTGCTTGCGGCCACGCAGGGCAACGTCTCCGAGGCGGCCCGTCAAAGCGGGCTTTCGCGGGTGGCCCTGCAGAAGATCATGGCCCGCCTGGAGATCACGGCCGAGCAGTTCCGCCGTTAG
- a CDS encoding putative molybdenum carrier protein, protein MDDVMSCPVSGQSLRILSGGQTGVDRAALDVARALGLPHGGWCPRGRLAEDGVIPACYDLRETLSGGYGARTERNIAEADATLILTVGELTRGTALTRRLAKRLARPHLVVDLARPPLPEVVRAWLLGIGARSLNVAGSSESKRPGIHALARAFLHAVLLGRPANGGTARP, encoded by the coding sequence ATGGACGACGTCATGTCCTGCCCCGTGTCGGGGCAGAGCTTGCGGATTCTCTCCGGGGGCCAGACCGGCGTGGACAGGGCAGCGCTGGACGTGGCCAGGGCGCTTGGCCTGCCGCACGGCGGCTGGTGCCCGCGCGGCCGCCTGGCCGAGGACGGCGTGATTCCCGCCTGCTACGATCTGCGCGAGACGCTTTCCGGCGGTTACGGCGCGCGCACCGAGCGCAACATCGCCGAGGCCGACGCCACCCTGATCCTGACGGTGGGCGAATTGACGCGCGGCACCGCGTTGACGCGGCGGCTGGCAAAAAGGCTCGCCCGGCCGCATCTGGTGGTCGATCTCGCCCGGCCGCCCCTGCCCGAGGTGGTCCGGGCCTGGCTGCTCGGGATCGGGGCGCGCTCGCTCAACGTGGCCGGGTCGAGCGAGTCCAAGCGGCCGGGCATACACGCCCTGGCGCGCGCATTTCTGCATGCGGTGCTTCTGGGACGGCCTGCTAACGGCGGAACTGCTCGGCCGTGA